GTGATCAAATCAAATTTGATCATGTTGCAGGCAGTGTCCGATCAATTGTGGGATTCATGCTTTACAATGCATTTCAAATACACCTTTTAAAGAACAGGAAAGCATTGCTGTCTTGGGACGTCACCCTGGATGAAGCTGCACACGTTTTGCATATGCACACTTGTAGGTAGTGGGTACACCAAGCATGCTGCAAATCCTCTTCTCTGTAGGGTTACTGTCACAAGCCACTGTCTGCAAGGCCCCCTCTGCAATCAGTGGGAATGGGGACTTGAGCATCTAAATTAATTGGTTTTGGTTCAACTTCTTTGTCTGCATGGACATGTAAATCCAAACTAGggactgcaaaatatttttgcttccgAGCAATTTTTGGATTaatatatttcctttctctgctctcTCACAAGCCCACTGCTTACTCCCATTCAAAATAATTTGAGTTTTGTGATAGCTATAAAAAACAACCTACAGATCTCTGGAGTAGCACACTGTATAACATccattgaagaaagaaaaactcttaaacaaaaggaggagggaaaaaaaaaaaaaaaaaaaaaaaaaaaaaaagctgtgtaaGAAAGCAAATCCTGAAAGCAATTCAGCTTCCAGCTTTCAGCAAGCTGAAAAATGTACAACAGGAGGAAACTCTCAGGGTAAAATCCAGCCATATGCCAAGGCAGCAGAAGGTCTGTCTACCATGTAATCCTCACAGGACATTGCCGTTTAGGCGCTAAGCCCTCCTGCTGGATTGTGATGCAGAAGCGATTATCATGCTTGGAGAGCGTGCTGCAGAGAGCTTCTCAACGAGGCGATCTTGAAAAGATCTTTCCCCTCACAACAGAGGAAGCATTTTGCATCCTGACCTGCAGTTGCTAACTACCCCACTTTCAGCGCAGGCCTGCAATGCAGAAGCTGGAATGCTGGgcaaggaaaaacagattttccacTGGTATGTCAGCAGGGCCCATGCAAGCTGCACAGGGCCAGAATTGGTGTGACAGAGCAAGAGTTTTGGCTAGGGAAAGGCAGCGAAAAGGGCTGCCCTCTGGTCTGCAGGTGGGTGCATCTGCTCAGGCTTGAAGCTGGTGCAGGTTTCACACCAACCTGTTCTTACGACCTTTGTTTGGTGTGAGACACCTCTCCTGCTGGGAGGAGGTGATATTTTCCCTAACGAACTTGTGCAGGAACCACACCGCTGCCCACATCCAAAGCCTGGTCCTGCCCTCTGTAAGGAGCATGGCCAAACCCCTCCTGCCCGGAGCACTGCCTGAATTTGCACTCTCTGCTGCTCACCACCATCCCCAAGCatcacctcctccccctggTGTGATGTGCAGGGCAGACAGAGCATCTGCCAGGTGGCAAAGCCAAGCACAACTCGGTGCTGAGGGCTGTGAGGTGGTCGTGAAGTAGTGCCAGGCGCTACACAAGAACCTCTGGTAATTATTGTAAATATTTGGAAAGAGGGGCCAGGagtccttgttttgcttttcttttcgtGTCTTAGCATCCAGACCTCTGTAAACCTCTGACAAAATAGCGTGATGGCAGGACTGCTAGATGGGTAAGACAGCACTGTTCGTTTTTGTCCTCTCTGTGCAGGTATCCAAGCATTGGCTcagcaatattttcaatattttgcaGCCCAAGGAGagctcctttcctttcttcccactGTCTTGGTTAGCTGTGAGCTCTTTGAGCGAAACACACATGAGAggtatgaaaataataaactgtGCACCCATGGCCACAGCTACggttatttaaaaacaaataaataagtgaaaagAATATGTGGTCATGGCATAACAGAGATTAACTGACATTACAGGAAAGCAGGAGATGAAGGAGATGAAAACTTTCCAGTTTTGGTCTTTGTGATGGTTGGCATAGTCTTTTAATCTTACCTGCTCCTCCTGGGCAGGAGTTTGTTTTTACTCTGGCAGTGAGGTGTGCACTATGATTCAGACAACTTTTAGAAGACAAATTATCTTTGCTGTTTGCAAGTGGGCTGAGGACCTTGTGTAACCAAGGCAGTCTCATTTCTGCCCTGCGGATGGGCAGTCTGCAACTCTTTTTGTGTCGGAGGGTGAGCtcctcttttactttttttaacaCGTTCCCCTAGCCACCAGGATGTCAATGAAGACCACAGACAGCACACATCCCACCGAATTAATTCTGTGACAGCACAAGAGACAGTGGCCAGCAAATGCTGTAGGAGGGCTTACAGGGCTCAGGAGGTGCTGTCAGGAAAGGAAAACCAGAAATAgggcaaaaacagaaagagaaatacatAACACAATGTGCCATGTTTCTGCAGGGGAGTATGTTTTCCTACCCAGAGATAGAAGAGTGACAGCCAGCGTGACATCAGGTCATGTTTTGGGCACAGGGGCTGCGTTTCTCCCTGCTCTCAGCACAGGGAGCACTGCACAGCAGGGGGAAATAAACACATCTGAGAGACCAGCCAGGTGCCAGGCTGGGCCTTCAGGAATAATTCGTGCCTTAGTACCCAATGGCTTTATTGTGGGAGTAGGTGGGAAGACTGGCTGCTATGCCTGAGACAAAATTTTGGGTGAGATCTTAGGAAAGATCAAATGGCCCTCCCTGCAGACTTCCCTCTTTTGGAAAAGAGGAGCTGTGGTGTTGCTTTAGGAGCTTGCTTGTCTGTGTAACGTGACATACTGGTTACTGATGGTGGTCCTGCAGGCTCCTGGTTTCACTGTGTCCATGTTGTGTTTGTGAGTGTCAAAGAGAAGGTGGAAGTTGAAAGAACTGGACTGTGGTTTCAGAAATgtcctttttcttcaaaaggaagtgaacatgcagaaataaaatgcaaagagaatCCAAAATAGAATTGATttctgcaatatatatattttttttcaggtagtgGTTGAAAAcatgaagggaagggaagaaaaaggtaACAGCCAAGTGCACAAACGCAGGAGAACATGGAGGGAACTGTCAGGAAGGGAAGTGCCGCCAGCGAGAGGTTGGTTTGCTTTGCCTGTGGAGCCCTGTGCTCCTGGAAATGCCTAACACAGGTCCTGAGCTAGCACGGCCAGCACGGCCACCAACCCAAAGAGCCCCAGACTTGTGGCTGGGAGATATCCCCATACTTTGTGACACATAGTCCACCCCAGGGGGGTGCAGTACATGGTTCTTGCTTGGCAGAGGAACAAGGTGTTTCTTCTCCTCTACAACACAGCTTCGAGTGGAGCTTTCAGGCCTGCCCACATCCACCCAGGTATGTGGAGGTGGGGGACACCCCTCAGACCTGCAGGGAGGCCACGGCCCTCTCGTACATGCGCTCCAAGATGCGGTAGATGCTGGCAAAGCTCGGCCGGTCGGAGGGCAGCTTGCTCCAGCAGAGGCGCATCAAGTTGTAGAGCTCCAGAGGGCAATTGTCTGGGCAGGAGAGGACGTTCCCATCCCTCACGTAGTAGATGACCTCCTCATGGGCCATCCCGTAGTAGGGCTGCATGCCGTAGGAGAAGATCTCCCACAGCACCACCCCGTAGGCCCAGACGTCGGACTCCGTGGTGTACCGGTTGTAGAAAATGGACTCGGGGGGCATCCAGCGGATGGGGATGGCGTCGTTCTCGTTGGCCTTGTAGTAGTCAGCCGAATACATGTTCCTGGAGAGGCCGAAGTCGGCGATCTTCACCACCATGTTCTCCCCCACCAGGCAGTTCCTGGTGGCCAAGTCCCGGTGGACGAACTTGCGCTCAGAGAGGTAGGCCATGCCCGCAGCCACCTGCTTGGCGATGCAGAGCTGGCTGGTGCAGCACAGCGCCAGGGGGCCGGGCAGGCAGACCCGCGCCTCCAGGCCGCCCTGCTGAGCCAGGCTGCAGAGGTTGCGGGGCGAGCGGTCACGCAGGTACTCGTTGAGGTCCCCATAGGCCATGTACTCGAACAGCAGGCACATGGGCTTCCCGACAGCGCACACGCCTGCAAGAGGAGAGACGGGTCACTCGGGGAGCAAAGAAAGGTTCTGCTGTGGCAaaacatcccccccaaaaaaatatacATCCAAAAATACTTAAGCAAAGTAAGTATTTTCAAGAATACATGTGGGGACAGAGGGAAAGGTGAAGCATGTGAATACCGCCCGGTTGCATCAGGTCCTTTGTGTCTTTGAAGCTCCTTCATCAGGGATCTAATGCTGAGCTCCGTGGGGGATGCTAACAAGtcatgctgctgcctgctttctCTGGGCATCCAAGGAGCAGGATACGTATTTGGAGCTATGTTTAATTAAGAAGCTAAACCTGGTTAAACTGGCATTAACTGGAGCATTGCCTCTTCCCAGCTGCAACTGGAAGGACATACTTTCAAGAATAAATTTTATAGTTCCAATTAcaggttatttttttgtttgcttggtttagTTATTACATTTATACTAGTGTGTGTGTAAAGGCCACACATATACAGTTAGACTTCAGATGTAGtcacaaaacagcattttcaggGACATGTTCAAGAGTTCATTGggataccttaaaaaaaaaaaaaaaaaaaaaactcccacTCCATActcttctgttgttgttttctgtttgtttgtttgtttgaaaactgCACATGCAAAAAATGTTGTTTGCAGAAATTACTTTTGGTATGACTGACACatatatggaggaaaaaaaaaaaaaaaaagacaaagaaagggCAGACGTCAGAAAGAAGAGATCTACCACATCTAACAGATGAAGAACCAGTGTGTGCAAAGATAACCAGCTTAATATACAAATTTCCAAACCCAACTTTTTAACCAGTTTTACGGACATAAAGTCACTTTTAGAGGTaggcaaaaatatttgtgttccCGCTAGTAACTCACCAACTAGCAAAAACCAGCATTTGAAGTGTATGTGATTTGCTTCCTCAGGGCCATTCACTTAGTAATTGGTGATCCAACTTATTGCAAAATCCGAAGTTCTTGTTGATGACCTAACACTTGAATCTTTGAGAAAAAACAGATATCTGTTCCCAGCATGATAAAATCGGGATCTGACAAGCACGAGGAGCGTATGTGAGAGCTTTATAATCTGAGCTGTGCTCAACAATGCAGCTTTTTTCCCCACGCCCGCTCGATGTGAGACCAGTTTGTTCCTGTACCTTCGCCCCTTCCTGACCTACAGTGTGTTGACAATAAACACGATGTTTATTTGCATTTGGGGCATTTCCTGATGTTATTTTCCGTTTCCAAAGTACTTCTAATCAACCCAGCTTTCCTAAACCTGGGGTTTTTACATTTCCAAATTTTGTGGAGCTTCCTGTTGAAATAAATTAAGATCTCAGCTGCTTGTTGACAGGGATCAACCCTTTGAACCCCAAATAGGACTGCCAGGTGAAGGTGGCTGGCTACATCCACTTcattcagaaactgaaaatttaTTGAAATAGAGTCTGGTCAGCAGCTTTCTTTACAGAGGAATGCACTATTAGCCAAGCTGTGGCACCAAGGTTTTCTAAAAAGCCCAGTAAACCAGAGTTTCCTTTCAGCcgagaagggaggggaaggaagagacTGTTTTTGTGGttggcttttctgtttgtttgcttcactttgtttttttaatgctggTGAGTGTTCAGACATAACAATAGTAAGTGGGACCCATAAAACTAATAAGACTTgttcctgtttttgttgttgttgttgttgtttttaaatacccacaaaataaatcacagatgCAGGAAGCTCACGTCTTCCCTGTAAGACATCTGCCCTGATGTTATGAAGCTGGAAGCAGAGATACGCAGCACGATGGTCAGCAGCATGCTCTAGCACAGGATGAAGAGGGTTTGTTACAACACACCACCCTGCAAAAGCAGCAGGGTTGGACCTACATTTTGAGACTTGCTCTGGTGGAGAATTGAGCAGAGCATGCAGCGGCTCACAGAAAAGCTCACCCCTTTTGCAAGAGGCATTTCCTTTGCATTCCCTTGCATTCCGGTCTGGTCGTGCACGTGTCTTTGCCCCTGTGGCCCTAGAGAAACCCCAGCATATCTGCAGGATGGGTTACCCCATACACAGGCACCTCGTTCAGATACCTAAAAGTTTGACAATGTTCGGGTTGTCAAATTCAGCCATGAGGGCTGCCTCCCTCTGGAAGTCGGCCTGCATGTCCGCGGATGCTTCCTCCTTCAGCATCTTCACTGCCACCATGGTGAAAGGCTCGTAcggcagcagccctggggccctgagagagaggaaaacacaGGTAAAAGGTGCAAGCACACCAAATGCAGGCTCTGTTTCCGGTGTGAAATGATGGAGACAAAAACAAGGTGGAAGCATTCAGCACTGACCGAAGGATTGATCTCACCAGgagtgaaaaataaagatattttatatgaaaatgttGAAAGAGCCTCCTTTCCCACACGCAGCATGGTGGCATTGGCATATCTGGCTACTACCAGAGAACAAATAGTAGTTATAGTACATTCCCCAGGTTTTGTAAGGAAAATAACCTTTTGCCACTGTTCAGGAGGAGCAGGGTGGGTGGAGTACACCTGTAATTTAGCAAGTTTTGAACCCATTAGCTAATTTCAGATGAATTTAACAGGGTGGAGCTGATATATTAGCACATAGTTAACGCTACTGCAAGTTTTGTGGAAACAGGTGATGAGACAGAAGGGAGAAAGAATATACATGTCATGTCTGAAGAACGAGCTCACACACCAACACATGCTGAACACCGGTGAATCTTCAGCTTAAGAGACACAAGTCCGGAAACAGAGCTTCCTGGCTTGGAACAAGCACAGGCTCATCTTGTCTTCTTATCCACAGGTCACTCTGCCCTCACCGAGTTTGATTAGGCCGGCTTGCCAAAGATGCAGGGGTGGCTGTTCCCAAAGCACAGCAACGTTCTGCGCTTCAGACGTAAGTCAAACCTCAGATACACATTTCCTTGCCcactcctgctctgcccaggggtCCTGCAGTCGAGATGCACTCCTTAAAAGCAGACAGAGCCCGTGGAGAGCGGTATCCCGTCATGTCCCGTGCTCCTGCCTgactgccctcctgctgctcaaATGCCAGGTTACTTTCCTGCTCAGTAGCCCCAAGAGGAGGTTCCAATTTCCAAAGCAAACTTCCAGTTTCCTTGTCATCTACTCCAGACATATGGCACTTGCAACAGATGCACTCGGATGCTATAAATGTCAAATGTCAGATGGTGGCAGGATGCCCATCTAGAGAGGAATTTCACAGGCAGCCAGATCGCAGCTGAAGGGCTCGGGTGAGGAGGTCCAGCATGCCAGGGTGGAGGAGCAGGCTCCGTATTTGTCTGCTGCTGCCTCCGCTACTGCGAAATGTCCTCCTTTTCTCAccctgtgctggcagcaaggCTCCAGTCTAGCAGGAGAGATGTCTTCTCACacacccactgctgcccagcctCCCTGCCTGAGAAAAGTCAGCAGCAATACCCTGAATAAGCCAGCAGAAGAACTAAAAGTAAAGAGAGGAGGGCATGTATCTCGTCCAAGCAACTTCGCTGCAGATTCCCACTCACAACTGGCTAGCAGACCTAGCTCAGTGCCAACAGCTTCATATTGCGTGCTTTGGAGAAAGACATTCACCCCGGGCCAAAGCGTGAAGCAGACCCATCTACCCGCCCTCCGCTGAAATCCTGTAGTGTAAACTAACCTAAATGCGACCCAAGTGAGATTAAGTTGCAGGGAGCCTTTTGCTGGGCATTCAGGCTACAGCACGTAGCTCCACCCTCAGCGGCTCCTCTTAATAACTCGTGTTAACTCCTTCGGCCCACTTCTGGCAGATCTGGGGAAATTGTGCTTGAGTGGGAAGAGGGAGAGACTCCGTGTGCAGTc
This region of Anas platyrhynchos isolate ZD024472 breed Pekin duck chromosome Z, IASCAAS_PekinDuck_T2T, whole genome shotgun sequence genomic DNA includes:
- the MUSK gene encoding muscle, skeletal receptor tyrosine-protein kinase isoform X3, giving the protein MEENSQRGIYKPGLMLLALPECNRLPSLHQDPSACTRIPFFDFKKENITRTCYSGNGQFYQGWVNVTASGIPCQKWSEQAPHLHRRTPQVFPELADAENYCRNPGGENERPWCYTKDPSVTWEYCSVSPCGDASLSLGTRKPNGEIPNLPPPPSFSPTYSMTVIISIISSFALSVILGIVTLVCCRRRKQWKNKKRESETPTLTTLPSELLLDRLHPNPMYQRMPLLLNPKLLSLEYPRNNIEYVRDIGEGAFGRVFQARAPGLLPYEPFTMVAVKMLKEEASADMQADFQREAALMAEFDNPNIVKLLGVCAVGKPMCLLFEYMAYGDLNEYLRDRSPRNLCSLAQQGGLEARVCLPGPLALCCTSQLCIAKQVAAGMAYLSERKFVHRDLATRNCLVGENMVVKIADFGLSRNMYSADYYKANENDAIPIRWMPPESIFYNRYTTESDVWAYGVVLWEIFSYGMQPYYGMAHEEVIYYVRDGNVLSCPDNCPLELYNLMRLCWSKLPSDRPSFASIYRILERMYERAVASLQV